The nucleotide sequence CAATGTCTTAGCCATCGGAGGTCTGAAAGAAAAATTATTAGCGGCAAAAAGAGCTGGGATAAATAGAGTGGTTATTCCGGAAGAAAATCGCGAGACATTGTCCGATTTTCCCGCTGATATCTTGGAAGGAATGGAAATTAACTATGTGAAGGAAATTTACGAAGCAATCAAAATACTGCTGATTCCCAATATAGATACTCAAGAACCAAAATCCACCCGCAAAAGGATTTCCTAAATTTGGAAAAATATCCCAATATCAATATCTTATTGAATGTTCCGAAAAAGTATGTTCCCAAAGCCGAATTCGTGCTGCGAACTTACTGCTATATACTAAGGTTGAATCCTACCTTTTTATACGGAAAACATTATGAAGGGGCACACTTATATTATGGTGTGCCCAGTAAATACGATTATCCGCTGAATATTTATTTTTCTCCGGAAACCGCTGAATTTTTTGAGCAAAGAGAATTATATCCTTTGGGGAAAGTGGATTTTTGCAAGTTCAAGGACGAGCATATTCCTTTTCTTTTTTCGCAAAGCGGGGCGATATTTTCTTTTACTGACGATGCCTGTTTTTTCCGTAAGGATATTATTGCCAGCGGTTTTTATTTTTTAACTTGCTGGCACGAATATATCCTTTCTTATAAAGGACAAACACAAGGGCGAGTGGATTATAAACAGAGTTTACAATACCGTTGGGATTTTACGGAAATTCCTGTGGTGGATGTTTATTGCCAAATGCTTTTGTACGCAATGGAAAAATACAGTCCTCAGTTTATACGAGAAATCAGTTGGAACGAGAAAAAGCGTTTTGCCGTGTCGCTTTCGCATGACATTGATTACTGGGATTTTTGGGGTAGTTCCACCAAGCTAAATGTTTTTAAATATAATCTGCAGACCTTTGTAAAAAGGCCTGTCAATGCAACTTACAAGATCGTAGGCCATTTTTT is from Candidatus Cloacimonas sp. and encodes:
- a CDS encoding S16 family serine protease, giving the protein NVLAIGGLKEKLLAAKRAGINRVVIPEENRETLSDFPADILEGMEINYVKEIYEAIKILLIPNIDTQEPKSTRKRIS